Proteins from a single region of Nocardiopsis dassonvillei subsp. dassonvillei DSM 43111:
- the lepA gene encoding translation elongation factor 4 — translation MAQPNWTDPALIRNFCIIAHIDHGKSTLADRMLQITGVVEDRQMRAQYLDRMDIERERGITIKSQAVRIPFTAVDDKTYTLDLIDTPGHVDFTYEVSRSLAACEGAVLLVDAAQGIEAQTLANLYMALENDLTIIPVLNKIDLPAAQPEKYAEELAGIIGCEPSDVLRVSAKTGEGVEELLNEIVNQIPQPVGDADAPARAMIFDSVYDTYRGVVTYVRVIDGKLSPRERIQMMSTRASHEILEIGVSSPEPTKCDGLGVGEVGYIITGVKDVRQSKVGDTITALNRPATEMLSGYREPKPMVFSGLYPIEGTDYPVLRDALEKLQLNDAALVFEPETSAALGFGFRCGFLGLLHLEITRARLEREFNLDLISTAPNVVYRVDMEDGTEHVVTNPSEFPAGKIDSIYEPMVKATVLSPADHIGQIMELCQERRGDLQGMDYLSEDRVEMRYTLPLAEIVFDFFDHLKSRTKGYASLDYEPTGEKASDLVKVDILLQGEAVDAFSAIVHKDKAYAYGVEMTKKLRELIPRQQFEVPIQAAIGARVIARENIRAIRKDVLSKCYGGDISRKRKLLEKQKEGKKRMKMVGRVEVPQEAFISALSTDTGGSDDKKKK, via the coding sequence GTGGCACAGCCGAACTGGACCGATCCCGCGCTGATCCGCAACTTCTGCATCATCGCGCACATCGACCATGGCAAGTCGACGCTGGCCGACCGGATGCTCCAGATCACCGGTGTCGTCGAGGACCGCCAGATGCGCGCCCAGTACCTGGACCGCATGGACATCGAGCGCGAGCGCGGCATCACCATCAAGTCGCAGGCGGTGCGCATCCCCTTCACCGCCGTCGACGACAAGACCTACACGCTCGACCTCATCGACACCCCCGGGCACGTCGACTTCACCTACGAGGTCTCGCGCTCCCTGGCCGCCTGCGAGGGCGCCGTCCTGCTGGTGGACGCCGCGCAGGGCATCGAGGCGCAGACCCTGGCCAACCTGTACATGGCCCTGGAGAACGACCTCACCATCATCCCGGTGCTCAACAAGATCGACCTCCCGGCCGCGCAGCCGGAGAAGTACGCCGAGGAGCTGGCCGGGATCATCGGCTGCGAGCCCTCCGACGTGCTCAGGGTCAGCGCCAAGACGGGCGAGGGCGTCGAGGAGCTCCTCAACGAGATCGTCAACCAGATCCCGCAGCCCGTCGGCGACGCCGACGCCCCGGCCCGCGCGATGATCTTCGACTCGGTGTACGACACCTACCGCGGCGTGGTCACCTACGTCCGGGTCATCGACGGCAAGCTCAGCCCGCGCGAGCGCATCCAGATGATGTCCACCCGCGCCTCGCACGAGATCCTGGAGATCGGCGTCAGCTCGCCCGAGCCCACCAAGTGCGACGGGCTGGGGGTGGGAGAGGTCGGCTACATCATCACCGGCGTCAAGGACGTGCGCCAGTCCAAGGTCGGTGACACCATCACCGCCCTCAACCGGCCCGCGACCGAGATGCTGTCCGGGTACCGCGAGCCCAAGCCCATGGTGTTCTCGGGTCTGTACCCGATCGAGGGCACCGACTACCCGGTGCTGCGCGACGCCCTGGAGAAGCTCCAGCTCAACGACGCCGCCCTGGTCTTCGAGCCGGAGACCTCCGCCGCCCTGGGCTTCGGCTTCCGCTGCGGCTTCCTGGGCCTGCTGCACCTGGAGATCACCAGGGCCCGCCTGGAGCGCGAGTTCAACCTCGACCTCATCTCCACCGCGCCCAACGTCGTCTACCGGGTGGACATGGAGGACGGCACCGAGCACGTGGTGACCAACCCCAGCGAGTTCCCCGCCGGGAAGATCGACTCCATCTACGAGCCGATGGTCAAGGCCACCGTGCTCAGCCCCGCCGACCACATCGGCCAGATCATGGAGCTGTGCCAGGAGCGGCGCGGCGACCTCCAGGGCATGGACTACCTGTCCGAGGACCGCGTGGAGATGCGCTACACGCTTCCCCTGGCCGAGATCGTCTTCGACTTCTTCGACCACCTCAAGTCCCGCACCAAGGGCTACGCGTCACTGGACTACGAGCCCACCGGGGAGAAGGCCTCCGACCTGGTCAAGGTGGACATCCTGCTCCAGGGCGAGGCCGTCGACGCCTTCTCCGCCATCGTGCACAAGGACAAGGCCTACGCCTACGGCGTGGAGATGACCAAGAAGCTGCGCGAGCTCATCCCCCGGCAGCAGTTCGAGGTGCCCATCCAGGCCGCCATCGGCGCCCGGGTGATCGCCCGCGAGAACATCCGCGCCATCCGCAAGGACGTGCTCTCCAAGTGCTACGGCGGCGACATCAGCCGTAAGCGCAAGCTGCTGGAGAAGCAGAAGGAGGGCAAGAAGCGGATGAAGATGGTCGGCCGGGTCGAGGTGCCCCAGGAGGCCTTCATCTCCGCGCTGTCCACCGACACCGGCGGCTCCGACGACAAGAAGAAGAAGTAG
- a CDS encoding sugar ABC transporter permease, translating to MAVATPDAVRAPHRRGTGVRLGLWARRYGWRHVVMLVVVAFALFPVLFVVSAALNPLGTLSSAQLWPTGASLDNAVDLFSNTPFTTWYANSLFFAFTNAAVTVLLSALAAYAFSRMRFRGRRVGLIGLLVIQMFPQFLAIVAIYLMFSTIGEYYPAIGFDTRWGLLLVYLGGALSINTWLMKGFFDTVPKELDESAQMDGASHAQVFFRIMLPLVTPVLAIVGLLVFISTINEFLMASVFLRDTDAKTLGLGLYQLVASQRNANFGMFAVGAIMLSLPTLAVFWFLQRYITEGLTAGAVKG from the coding sequence ATGGCGGTCGCAACCCCGGACGCGGTACGCGCCCCCCACCGGCGCGGTACCGGAGTCCGTCTGGGCCTGTGGGCCCGCAGGTACGGCTGGCGCCACGTGGTGATGCTGGTGGTCGTGGCGTTCGCGCTCTTCCCTGTGCTGTTCGTGGTGTCGGCGGCGCTCAACCCGCTGGGCACGCTGTCCAGCGCGCAGCTGTGGCCGACCGGGGCCAGTCTGGACAACGCCGTCGACCTGTTCAGCAACACCCCGTTCACCACCTGGTACGCGAACTCGCTGTTCTTCGCCTTCACCAACGCCGCCGTGACGGTGCTGCTGTCGGCACTGGCCGCGTACGCGTTCAGCCGCATGCGCTTCCGGGGCCGCCGGGTGGGGCTGATCGGGCTGCTGGTGATCCAGATGTTCCCGCAGTTCCTGGCGATCGTGGCGATCTACCTGATGTTCTCCACGATCGGCGAGTACTACCCGGCGATCGGCTTCGACACCCGGTGGGGGCTGCTGCTGGTCTACCTGGGCGGCGCGCTGAGCATCAACACGTGGCTGATGAAGGGCTTCTTCGACACCGTGCCGAAGGAGCTGGACGAGTCCGCGCAGATGGACGGGGCCTCGCACGCGCAGGTGTTCTTCCGGATCATGCTGCCGCTGGTCACACCGGTGCTGGCGATCGTGGGCCTGCTGGTGTTCATCTCCACCATCAACGAGTTCCTGATGGCGAGCGTGTTCCTGCGCGACACCGACGCCAAGACGCTGGGCCTGGGGCTGTACCAGCTGGTGGCCTCGCAGCGCAACGCGAACTTCGGGATGTTCGCGGTGGGCGCCATCATGCTGTCCCTGCCCACCCTGGCGGTGTTCTGGTTCCTCCAGCGCTACATCACCGAGGGCCTGACCGCGGGAGCGGTCAAGGGCTGA
- a CDS encoding ABC transporter permease subunit, which produces MASKKTAGAPSPGAPARTPLPGGRFAGSGSLAGQLVKIALLGLFTALGVWAVLPLYVAGSWWGIGLVVAVVGLVYWVYLSKRTVPVKYLVPGVLFLLTFQILPVLYTMSTSVTNLSDGHRGDKEQAIASIEAYSVSSPDGAQEYTLTVAVTGSPETGELVFLLTGPEGRAYAGTEEGLTELDGATVEPSGKVAEAFGYTILSPTQVNARSDELQAFAVPTGSGTGIRSSGLSTAFEGTATRAYDAGCDCITDAGTGIVYHADNERGAFYDEDGERLAQGWQVGVGFDNFARFLFNPTFASSFFSILVWNIAFAASVTFLVFVVGLAIALTLHVPRLRGRVVYRILVVLPYAMSSLAMFLLWRDMFNTDFGLFNRVLGLEVDWLGDAWSARAAVILANVWLGYPYMFLVATGALQAVPRELGQAAQIDGAGPWQAFRNVTLPLLMVAMTPILVSTFAFNFNNFNAVWLITQGGPFSPESPTAGATDLLITYTYRLAFNEATAQYGYAAALSVMIFLIVSVMSVVSLSRSKALKEVD; this is translated from the coding sequence GTGGCGTCCAAGAAGACAGCGGGCGCTCCCTCACCGGGGGCGCCCGCACGCACGCCCCTGCCGGGCGGCCGGTTCGCCGGGAGCGGTTCACTGGCCGGGCAGCTGGTCAAGATCGCCCTGCTGGGCCTGTTCACCGCCCTGGGCGTGTGGGCGGTGCTGCCCCTGTACGTGGCGGGCAGCTGGTGGGGCATCGGCCTGGTCGTGGCCGTGGTCGGCCTCGTCTACTGGGTCTACCTGTCCAAGCGCACCGTCCCGGTCAAGTACCTGGTCCCGGGCGTGCTGTTCCTGCTCACCTTCCAGATCCTGCCGGTGCTCTACACGATGAGCACCTCGGTGACCAACCTCAGCGACGGCCACCGGGGCGACAAGGAACAGGCCATCGCCTCCATCGAGGCCTACTCGGTGAGCAGCCCGGACGGGGCCCAGGAGTACACCCTGACCGTGGCGGTCACCGGCTCGCCCGAGACCGGTGAGCTGGTCTTCCTGCTCACCGGCCCCGAGGGCCGGGCCTACGCCGGAACCGAGGAGGGGCTCACCGAGCTCGACGGCGCGACCGTGGAGCCCTCGGGCAAGGTCGCCGAGGCCTTCGGGTACACGATCCTGTCCCCCACCCAGGTCAACGCCCGCAGCGACGAGCTCCAGGCGTTCGCGGTGCCCACCGGCAGCGGCACGGGCATCCGCTCCAGCGGCCTGTCCACCGCCTTCGAGGGGACCGCGACCCGCGCCTACGACGCCGGGTGCGACTGCATCACCGACGCCGGGACCGGGATCGTCTACCACGCGGACAACGAGCGCGGCGCGTTCTACGACGAGGACGGGGAGCGGCTCGCCCAGGGCTGGCAGGTCGGCGTGGGCTTCGACAACTTCGCCCGCTTCCTGTTCAACCCGACCTTCGCGTCGTCGTTCTTCAGCATCCTGGTGTGGAACATCGCCTTCGCCGCCTCCGTCACCTTCCTGGTGTTCGTGGTGGGCCTGGCGATCGCGCTCACCCTGCACGTGCCCAGGCTGCGCGGCAGGGTCGTGTACCGGATCCTGGTGGTCCTGCCGTACGCGATGAGCTCGCTGGCGATGTTCCTGCTGTGGCGGGACATGTTCAACACCGACTTCGGCCTGTTCAACCGGGTGCTCGGCCTGGAGGTGGACTGGCTGGGCGACGCCTGGTCGGCCCGGGCGGCGGTGATCCTGGCCAACGTCTGGCTGGGCTACCCGTACATGTTCCTGGTGGCCACGGGAGCCCTCCAGGCCGTCCCGCGCGAGCTGGGCCAGGCCGCGCAGATCGACGGCGCGGGCCCCTGGCAGGCCTTCCGCAACGTCACCCTGCCGCTCCTGATGGTGGCGATGACGCCGATCCTGGTCTCGACGTTCGCGTTCAACTTCAACAACTTCAACGCGGTGTGGCTGATCACCCAGGGCGGCCCCTTCTCCCCGGAGAGCCCGACGGCCGGTGCCACGGACCTGCTCATCACCTACACCTACCGGCTCGCCTTCAACGAGGCCACCGCCCAGTACGGGTACGCGGCGGCGCTGTCGGTGATGATCTTCCTGATCGTGTCGGTGATGTCGGTGGTCAGCCTCAGCAGGAGCAAGGCCCTCAAGGAGGTGGACTGA
- a CDS encoding sugar ABC transporter substrate-binding protein translates to MRFRSARAVTGIAAIALMATACSGGDEGGEAAAEGSLVIWSDPERADAIKAAAQEFAEANGIEVEVQGLTFGDIQGDVLNAHQAGNAPDVFIGAHDWTGNLVRNGAVQPIELPQDRASGLDETSLQALNYDGQLFGVPYSQENIFLMRNTDLAPDAPATFEEMVEVGTELKDSGETSEVLSMAVGQEGDPYRMNALFTSAGGYLFGQDEEGNWDPTDLGVGTDESIAAMEKVAEYGEAGEGVLRRSITLENDASLFYEGEAPFFVAGPWNVADANEAGVNYEISPIPGFEGEEPASPYIGYQAFFVTEGSANSALAQEFVTNYVTDTDFVLSLYEADPRMPVQTEALESVSADDPTIAAISEAEAGAEGMPMPSIPEMGETWEPLGIAQAAVIAGEDVREAMEATHETIASQIGE, encoded by the coding sequence ATGAGATTCCGCAGCGCACGAGCGGTCACGGGCATCGCCGCGATCGCACTGATGGCGACCGCGTGCAGTGGTGGCGACGAGGGCGGGGAGGCCGCCGCCGAGGGCAGCCTCGTCATCTGGTCCGACCCCGAGCGCGCCGACGCCATCAAGGCGGCCGCCCAGGAGTTCGCCGAGGCCAACGGCATCGAGGTCGAGGTCCAGGGCCTGACCTTCGGCGACATCCAGGGCGACGTGCTCAACGCCCACCAGGCCGGAAACGCCCCCGACGTCTTCATCGGCGCCCACGACTGGACGGGCAACCTCGTGCGCAACGGCGCCGTCCAGCCCATCGAGCTGCCCCAGGACCGCGCCTCCGGCCTGGACGAGACCTCGTTGCAGGCCCTCAACTACGACGGCCAGCTCTTCGGTGTTCCCTACTCCCAGGAGAACATCTTCCTCATGCGCAACACCGACCTGGCGCCGGACGCCCCCGCGACCTTCGAGGAGATGGTCGAGGTCGGCACCGAGCTCAAGGACTCCGGTGAGACCAGCGAGGTCCTGTCCATGGCCGTGGGCCAGGAGGGCGACCCCTACCGGATGAACGCCCTGTTCACCTCCGCGGGCGGCTACCTCTTCGGCCAGGACGAGGAGGGCAACTGGGACCCGACCGACCTGGGCGTGGGCACCGACGAGTCCATCGCGGCCATGGAGAAGGTCGCCGAGTACGGCGAGGCCGGGGAGGGCGTGCTGCGCCGCTCCATCACCCTGGAGAACGACGCCTCCCTGTTCTACGAGGGCGAGGCCCCCTTCTTCGTCGCGGGTCCGTGGAACGTCGCCGACGCCAACGAGGCGGGCGTCAACTACGAGATCAGCCCCATCCCCGGCTTCGAGGGCGAGGAGCCCGCCAGCCCCTACATCGGCTACCAGGCGTTCTTCGTCACCGAGGGCAGCGCCAACAGCGCCCTGGCCCAGGAGTTCGTGACCAACTACGTCACCGACACCGACTTCGTCCTCAGCCTCTACGAGGCCGACCCCCGCATGCCGGTGCAGACCGAGGCCCTGGAGAGCGTCTCGGCCGACGACCCCACCATCGCCGCGATCTCCGAGGCCGAGGCCGGGGCCGAGGGCATGCCGATGCCCTCCATCCCGGAGATGGGCGAGACGTGGGAGCCGCTGGGCATCGCCCAGGCCGCCGTCATCGCCGGTGAGGACGTGCGCGAGGCCATGGAGGCCACCCACGAAACGATCGCCTCGCAGATCGGCGAGTAG